From Cellulomonas dongxiuzhuiae, the proteins below share one genomic window:
- a CDS encoding C2 family cysteine protease, producing the protein MATLRTRARAHETSDRGAGSVEYLGVVIVVVIIVAGVIAAARVSDVGTTLAERVTCAVRSIGTQAGDCGGEDTPTYYGGDDTAPPPVAEGEDGAATGPDRAEEPAAPTTADTGATGGGPDFVNADDTRPAADQERVDEALDDVRDALDGGFWGVRSGDLADAREAVEQLNGREIDALVAAMSDDELEHWVDQMEDGWAFSGWSRDERRELWELMAGQASKETLDRLAGFTDELQPSFSTVGGDDAQAEPDSPANAGVYGEVPHDLFVQGVDPNDVDQGSIGNCWWMASLGAVAQADPGVIEGAITSNANGSYTVRLYDDGSPVHVTVTPEMVLVDGAPALARSPQYLLGDDRTTGYELWPLVMEKALALHYGDYEKTEGGTADVGLEILTGVPSTNHDPGGLSIDELAGIIEDGGAIGLSAMAKGEGTGLSTYQAQAGTDMLHRGHAYYVSAVDTKKGTVTVVNPWGTASYPPITMTIEDFDASFRQVRVNEVHP; encoded by the coding sequence ATGGCCACCCTGAGGACGCGCGCGCGTGCGCACGAGACGTCCGACCGCGGCGCCGGATCCGTCGAGTACCTCGGCGTCGTCATCGTCGTGGTGATCATCGTCGCCGGTGTCATCGCCGCCGCGCGCGTCTCCGACGTCGGGACGACGCTCGCCGAGCGCGTCACGTGCGCGGTGCGCTCGATCGGCACCCAGGCGGGTGACTGCGGCGGTGAGGACACGCCCACGTACTACGGGGGTGACGACACGGCGCCCCCGCCCGTCGCGGAGGGCGAGGACGGTGCGGCCACGGGCCCGGACCGGGCCGAGGAGCCCGCAGCCCCCACGACGGCCGACACCGGGGCGACGGGCGGCGGTCCCGACTTCGTCAACGCGGACGACACGCGGCCCGCGGCGGACCAGGAGCGCGTCGACGAGGCGCTGGACGACGTGCGGGACGCCCTCGACGGCGGGTTCTGGGGGGTGCGCAGCGGCGACCTCGCCGACGCCCGCGAGGCGGTCGAGCAGCTCAACGGCCGCGAGATCGACGCCCTCGTCGCCGCGATGAGCGACGACGAGCTCGAGCACTGGGTCGACCAGATGGAGGACGGCTGGGCCTTCAGCGGCTGGTCCCGCGACGAGCGTCGCGAGCTGTGGGAGCTGATGGCGGGACAGGCGTCCAAGGAGACGCTGGACCGGCTGGCGGGCTTCACGGACGAGCTGCAGCCGTCGTTCTCGACGGTGGGCGGCGACGACGCCCAGGCCGAGCCGGACAGCCCGGCCAACGCCGGCGTGTACGGCGAGGTGCCGCACGACCTGTTCGTGCAGGGCGTGGACCCGAACGACGTCGACCAGGGGTCCATCGGCAACTGCTGGTGGATGGCCTCGTTGGGCGCGGTCGCCCAGGCCGACCCGGGCGTCATCGAGGGCGCGATCACGTCCAACGCCAACGGCTCCTACACGGTCCGTCTCTACGACGACGGCTCGCCCGTCCACGTCACGGTCACCCCGGAGATGGTGCTCGTGGACGGTGCGCCGGCGCTGGCGCGGTCGCCGCAGTACCTGCTGGGCGACGACCGGACGACGGGGTACGAGCTGTGGCCCCTGGTGATGGAGAAGGCGCTGGCGCTGCACTACGGCGACTACGAGAAGACCGAGGGCGGGACCGCCGACGTGGGCCTGGAGATCCTGACCGGGGTGCCGTCGACGAACCACGACCCGGGCGGCCTGAGCATCGACGAGCTCGCCGGCATCATCGAGGACGGCGGCGCCATCGGCCTGTCGGCCATGGCCAAGGGTGAGGGCACGGGGCTGTCCACGTACCAGGCGCAGGCCGGGACCGACATGCTCCACCGGGGCCACGCCTACTATGTGAGCGCCGTCGACACCAAGAAGGGCACGGTGACCGTGGTCAACCCGTGGGGAACCGCCTCGTACCCACCGATCACGATGACGATCGAGGACTTCGACGCGTCGTTCCGGCAGGTCCGCGTGAACGAGGTGCACCCGTGA